The following are from one region of the Corylus avellana chromosome ca1, CavTom2PMs-1.0 genome:
- the LOC132183775 gene encoding PTI1-like tyrosine-protein kinase 1 isoform X1 produces the protein MEAGDCPRRGLVAHVRPPGYFIRLENTSAEDNLYLSKRVRMRRWLCCTCQVDESYPSNENEHLKSPANHADGGHQKGSRVAAPVKSEVQKPAPPIEVPPLSLDELKEKTDNFGSKALIGEGSYGRVYYANLSNGKAVAVKKLDVSSEPESNPEFLAQVSMVSRLKHENLVELLGYCVEGNIRVLAYEFATMGSLHDILHGRKGVQGAQPGPTLDWIQRVRIAVDAARGLEYLHEKVQPSIIHRDIRSSNVLLFEDFKAKIADFNLSNQAPDMAARLHSTRVLGTFGYHAPEYAMTGQLTQKSDVYSFGVVLLELLTGRKPVDHTMPRGQQSLVTWATPRLSEDKVKQCVDPKLKGEFPPKGVAKLAAVAALCVQYEAEFRPNMSIVVKALQPLLKAPAPAPET, from the exons ATGGAAGCTGGAGATTGTCCTCGGCGTGGTTTAGTG GCACATGTGCGTCCCCCTGGTTACTTTATTCGTCTGGAGAATACTAGTGCTGAGGACAATCTATATTTGAGTAAGAGAGTCAGGATGCGTAGGTGGCTCTGTTGTACTTGTCAAGTAGATGAGTCTTACCCCTCAAATGAAAACGAGCACCTGAAAAGCCCTGCGAATCATGCAGATGGTG GGCACCAAAAAGGCTCTAGGGTGGCAGCTCCTGTCAAATCTGAAGTGCAAAAGCCAGCACCACCCATTGAAGTGCCTCCACTGTCTCTGGATGAACTGAAAGAAAAGACTGATAATTTTGGATCAAAGGCCTTGATTGGTGAAGGATCATATGGGAGAGTCTATTATGCGAATCTAAGTAACGGGAAAGCTGTGGCAGTGAAAAAGCTTGATGTTTCATCAGAACCCGAGTCAAATCCTGAGTTTTTGGCACAG gttTCCATGGTTTCTAGATTGAAGCACGAAAATCTTGTTGAGTTGCTTGGTTACTGTGTGGAGGGAAATATCCGTGTGCTTGCGTACGAGTTTGCAACCATGGGATCATTACATGACATATTGCATG GCAGGAAGGGAGTTCAAGGGGCACAACCAGGTCCAACACTTGATTGGATTCAACGCGTTAGAATTGCAGTTGATGCAGCAAGGGGATTGGAATATCTACATGAGAAGGTTCAACCTTCTATAATACACAGAGATATCAGATCCAGCAATGTGCTTCTCTTTGAAGACTTCAAAGCCAAGATTGCGGATTTTAACCTTTCAAATCAGGCTCCGGACATGGCTGCTCGCCTCCATTCTACTAGAGTTTTGGGAACCTTTGGTTATCATGCTCCAGA GTATGCAATGACTGGACAGTTGACTCAGAAGAGTGATGTGTACAGCTTTGGGGTTGTTCTTCTGGAGCTTCTGACTGGGAGGAAGCCTGTTGATCATACTATGCCTCGTGGCCAACAGAGTCTTGTGACTTGG GCCACTCCAAGGTTGAGCGAAGACAAAGTTAAACAGTGTGTGGATCCAAAACTGAAGGGAGAATTTCCTCCTAAAGGAGTTGCTAAg CTGGCAGCTGTGGCAGCATTGTGTGTGCAGTACGAGGCTGAGTTCCGGCCAAATATGAGCATTGTTGTCAAGGCTCTCCAGCCACTTCTGAAGGCTCCCGCCCCAGCTCCAGAGACTTGA
- the LOC132183775 gene encoding PTI1-like tyrosine-protein kinase 3 isoform X2 yields the protein MRRWLCCTCQVDESYPSNENEHLKSPANHADGGHQKGSRVAAPVKSEVQKPAPPIEVPPLSLDELKEKTDNFGSKALIGEGSYGRVYYANLSNGKAVAVKKLDVSSEPESNPEFLAQVSMVSRLKHENLVELLGYCVEGNIRVLAYEFATMGSLHDILHGRKGVQGAQPGPTLDWIQRVRIAVDAARGLEYLHEKVQPSIIHRDIRSSNVLLFEDFKAKIADFNLSNQAPDMAARLHSTRVLGTFGYHAPEYAMTGQLTQKSDVYSFGVVLLELLTGRKPVDHTMPRGQQSLVTWATPRLSEDKVKQCVDPKLKGEFPPKGVAKLAAVAALCVQYEAEFRPNMSIVVKALQPLLKAPAPAPET from the exons ATGCGTAGGTGGCTCTGTTGTACTTGTCAAGTAGATGAGTCTTACCCCTCAAATGAAAACGAGCACCTGAAAAGCCCTGCGAATCATGCAGATGGTG GGCACCAAAAAGGCTCTAGGGTGGCAGCTCCTGTCAAATCTGAAGTGCAAAAGCCAGCACCACCCATTGAAGTGCCTCCACTGTCTCTGGATGAACTGAAAGAAAAGACTGATAATTTTGGATCAAAGGCCTTGATTGGTGAAGGATCATATGGGAGAGTCTATTATGCGAATCTAAGTAACGGGAAAGCTGTGGCAGTGAAAAAGCTTGATGTTTCATCAGAACCCGAGTCAAATCCTGAGTTTTTGGCACAG gttTCCATGGTTTCTAGATTGAAGCACGAAAATCTTGTTGAGTTGCTTGGTTACTGTGTGGAGGGAAATATCCGTGTGCTTGCGTACGAGTTTGCAACCATGGGATCATTACATGACATATTGCATG GCAGGAAGGGAGTTCAAGGGGCACAACCAGGTCCAACACTTGATTGGATTCAACGCGTTAGAATTGCAGTTGATGCAGCAAGGGGATTGGAATATCTACATGAGAAGGTTCAACCTTCTATAATACACAGAGATATCAGATCCAGCAATGTGCTTCTCTTTGAAGACTTCAAAGCCAAGATTGCGGATTTTAACCTTTCAAATCAGGCTCCGGACATGGCTGCTCGCCTCCATTCTACTAGAGTTTTGGGAACCTTTGGTTATCATGCTCCAGA GTATGCAATGACTGGACAGTTGACTCAGAAGAGTGATGTGTACAGCTTTGGGGTTGTTCTTCTGGAGCTTCTGACTGGGAGGAAGCCTGTTGATCATACTATGCCTCGTGGCCAACAGAGTCTTGTGACTTGG GCCACTCCAAGGTTGAGCGAAGACAAAGTTAAACAGTGTGTGGATCCAAAACTGAAGGGAGAATTTCCTCCTAAAGGAGTTGCTAAg CTGGCAGCTGTGGCAGCATTGTGTGTGCAGTACGAGGCTGAGTTCCGGCCAAATATGAGCATTGTTGTCAAGGCTCTCCAGCCACTTCTGAAGGCTCCCGCCCCAGCTCCAGAGACTTGA
- the LOC132178273 gene encoding 2-isopropylmalate synthase 1, chloroplastic-like, producing the protein MAAIFTAPKFSSTPTASISAANTNIYTRIPHHVSPRPSLPRLPHACPRKTAVSCSHQHAPPPSSTTTKSTTRNRPDYVPNRISDPNYVRIFDTTLRDGEQSPGASLTSKEKVDIARQLAKLGVDIIEAGFPASSKDDFEAVKTIAKEVGNAVDKDGYVPVICGLSRCNEKDIRTAWDAVKYAKRPRIHTFIATSPIHMEYKLRKTKEEVIDIASRMVRFARSLGCDDVEFSPEDAGRSDREFLYEILGEVIRAGATTLNIPDTVGITVPYEFGKLIADIKSNTHGIENVIISTHCQNDLGLSTANTVAGACAGARQLEVTINGIGERAGNASLEEVVMTLKCHGENFGGLYTGINPRHIYMTSKMVEEYTGMHVQPHKAIVGANAFAHESGIHQDGMLKHKGTYEIIAPEDIGFERSNEAGIVLGKLSGRHALKKRLEELGYEIGNEQVENIFWRFKAVADQKKRVTDADLRALVSDEVFQPEIVWKLHDLQVTCGTLGLSTATVKLLDADGREHVACSVGSGPVDSAYKAVDLIVKEPATLLEYSMNAVTEGIDAIATTRVLIRGENNHTATNAYTGETVQRTFSGNGAGMDIVVSSVKAYIGALNKMLGFKERPPVKNPAEKTAVSA; encoded by the exons ATGGCTGCCATTTTCACAGCTCCCAAATTCTCCTCCACACCCACAGCCTCCATTTCCGCAGCCAATACCAACATCTACACCAGAATTCCTCACCACGTCTCCCCAAGACCCTCACTCCCACGTCTCCCCCACGCCTGCCCCAGAAAAACCGCCGTCTCCTGTTCCCACCAACATGCCCCACCGCCGTCGTCAACAACAACAAAGTCGACGACCAGGAACCGCCCAGATTACGTCCCCAATCGCATCTCGGACCCCAACTACGTCCGCATTTTCGACACCACTCTCCGCGACGGCGAGCAGTCCCCGGGCGCCTCCCTGACGTCCAAGGAGAAGGTCGACATTGCTCGGCAGCTCGCCAAGCTCGGTGTCGACATTATTGAAGCCGGCTTCCCCGCCTCCTCCAAGGACGACTTCGAGGCCGTCAAAACCATCGCCAAGGAAGTCGGTAACGCCGTCGATAAGGACGGGTACGTCCCCGTCATCTGCGGCCTCTCCCGGTGCAATGAGAAGGATATTCGGACGGCGTGGGATGCCGTGAAGTACGCCAAGCGGCCCAGGATCCATACCTTCATTGCCACCAGTCCCATTCACATGGAATACAAGTTGAGGAAGACCAAGGAGGAGGTGATTGATATTGCCAGTCGTATGGTTAGGTTCGCCCGGAGTTTGGGCTGCGACGATGTCGAGTTTAGCCCCGAGGATGCTGGGAG ATCTGACAGGGAGTTTCTGTATGAAATATTGGGAGAAGTTATCAGGGCTGGAGCCACAACTCTAAACATTCCCGATACTGTGGGTATTACTGTTCCCTATGAATTTGGGAAATTGATTGCTGACATAAAATCCAATACCCACGGAATTGAAAATGTTATTATATCAACTCACTGCCAAAATGATCTTGGACTTTCTACTGCTAACACTGTAGCG GGTGCATGTGCAGGTGCGAGGCAGCTGGAAGTGACAATCAATGGCATTGGTGAAAGAGCTGGAAATGCTTCACTAGAGGAG GTTGTAATGACCTTAAAATGCCATGGGGAGAACTTTGGAGGTCTTTATACTGGGATTAATCCACGACACATCTATATGACAAGCAAGATG GTAGAAGAGTACACTGGGATGCATGTTCAGCCACACAAAGCTATTGTTGGTGCTAATGCATTTGCTCATGAAAGTGGTATCCATCAG GATGGAATGCTTAAACACAAAGGCACATATGAAATAATAGCTCCTGAAGATATTGGTTTCGAACGATCCAACGAAGCTGGTATTGTCCTTGGAAAACTTAG TGGACGCCACGCGTTGAAAAAGCGACTTGAAGAG CTTGGGTATGAGATTGGCAATGAGCAGGTTGAGAATATATTTTGGCGTTTCAAAGCAGTAGCTGATCAGAAAAAG AGAGTTACTGATGCTGACCTAAGAGCACTGGTATCTGATGAAGTTTTTCAGCCAGAAATTGTGTGGAAACTTCATGATCTGcag GTTACTTGTGGAACTCTTGGTCTTTCTACGGCTACTGTTAAACTCCTTGATGCTGATGGAAGAGAGCATGTTGCTTGTTCAGTTGGATCAGGACCAGTAGATTCAGCTTATAAGGCCGTTGATCTCATTGTGAAG GAACCGGCAACCCTTCTTGAATACTCCATGAATGCAGTCACAGAAGGCATTGATGCAATTGCTACCACTCGTGTTTTAATTCGTGGGGAAAACAATCACACAGCTACCAATGCCTATACCGGAGAAACGGTACAACGGACATTTAG TGGAAATGGGGCTGGAATGGATATTGTTGTTTCCAGTGTCAAGGCCTACATTGGTGCATTAAATAAGATGTTAGGTTTCAAGGAAAGGCCCCCAGTTAAGAATCCGGCCGAAAAAACAGCTGTGTCTGCTTGA
- the LOC132182997 gene encoding plant UBX domain-containing protein 11, with protein sequence MEQSLSLLSFKGSITEAIIEAKRQKKLFVVYISGEDAESCRLEESTWTNSNVAESLSKYCILLHIPGGSTDAAYFSALYPQKSVPSITAIGFHGVQVWQNDGFVSAEDLASSLEKAWLSLHIQETTATFLTAALASRNSGASTSSSNAASSNEQISSSIVVPSPSTDEHVQYEEAKPAVTSDVTEEKKGHESKVEEKDTEMNEKASSRSYNTGKLKGVVDEQPTSSTKVHKGSVDPLVAGIEKSRADHNSSSVEDGCPAPEKISGHHSGATGGGEQLAGTEVNEAEQDEKAEAVNHMQAYASDGSKRDNMSSDVHLNIRLPTGFSLQEKFSVTSTLRMVKDYVDENLPSGFGTYDLAIPYPRKLFSHQDLSKSLSELGLLNRQALIVVPHQRGAGNYRGASSSSDQTDTNVDSSDGTNGGYFAYVRRILSYMNPFSYLGGGASSSSSEQESQNGIWQYGPNPTLQNNMTGRERPQSHHSSNQSTSATGRDDGKKRQPTTSRFGSNIHTLKHDEDDGRFNDRNSFWNGNSTQYGGGNNDK encoded by the exons ATGGAACAGTCTCTCTCCTTGCTTTCATTTAAGGGTTCTATTACTGAAGCAATTATAGAAGCCAAAAGGCAGAAGAAACTCTTTGTCGTCTATATTTCGG GTGAAGATGCAGAGTCTTGTCGTTTGGAAGAATCCACATGGACTAATTCAAAT GTGGCAGAGTCTCTATCAAAGTATTGTATTCTACTGCATATTCCTGGAGGGAGCACCGATGCTGCATACTTTTCTGCATTAT ACCCACAGAAATCTGTTCCTTCTATTACAGCTATAGGATTTCATGGTGTACAAGTTTGGCAAAATG ACGGATTTGTCAGTGCTGAAGATCTAGCATCCAGTTTAGAGAAGGCATGGTTGAGTCTGCATATCCAG GAAACAACTGCAACTTTCCTGACTGCGGCACTTGCTTCAAGGAattctggagcatctacttctagTTCTAATGCTGCCTCATCTAATGAACAAATTTCTTCAAGTATAGTTGTTCCATCACCTTCAACTGACGAGCATGTCCAATATGAAGAGGCTAAGCCAGCAGTAACCTCTGACGTAACCGAGGAAAAGAAAGGCCATGAATCCAAAGTTGAG GAGAAAGATACTGAAATGAATGAGAAGGCATCTTCAAGATCATATAACACCGGCAAGTTAAAGGGTGTTGTGGATGAACAGCCCACCTCATCCACTAAGGTACATAAAGGATCAGTTGATCCTTTAGTGGCCGGCATAGAAAAATCTAGAGCTGATCATAACTCTTCCAGTGTTGAAGATGGTTGTCCTGCTCCAGAAAAAATCAGTGGTCATCATTCAGGTGCTACTGGAGGAGGTGAGCAATTGGCTGGTACTGAAGTAAATGAAGCTGAGCAAGATGAAAAGGCTGAAGCTGTAAACCATATGCAGGCTTATGCATCTGATGGTTCTAAAAGAGATAATATGTCTAGTGATGTCCATTTAAATATACGATTGCCCACTGGTTTTAGCCTACAAGAGAAGTTTTCTGTGACAAGCACTTTGAGAATGGTGAAAGACTATGTTGATGAAAACCTACCAAGTGGCTTTGGCACTTACGATCTAGCCATTCCTTATCCCCGCAAATTATTCAGTCACCAAG ATTTGAGCAAATCATTGTCAGAGTTGGGCCTGCTTAATAGACAAGCACTGATAGTGGTTCCACATCAGAGAGGTGCAGGTAATTACAGAGGAGCATCTTCCTCCTCTGATCAAACAGATACTAACGTTGATTCTTCAGATGGAACTAATGGGGGATATTTTGCATACGTGAGGAGGATTTTATCTTACATGAATCCTTTCTCTTATCTGGGTGGTGGTGCCAGCTCATCAAGCTCTGAACAGGAATCTCAAAATGGCATATGGCAATATG GTCCAAATCCTACACTTCAGAATAACATGACTGGAAGAGAGAGGCCCCAGTCCCACCACTCTTCAAACCAAAGCACCTCTGCAACTGGAAGAGATGATGGCAAGAAGAGGCAACCAACGACATCCCGTTTTGGGAGCAATATTCATACTCTAAAACATGATGAAGATGATGGCCGGTTCAATGACAGAAATTCCTTCTGGAATGGTAATTCTACACAATATGGTGGCGGCAACAATGACAAATAA